One Thalassophryne amazonica chromosome 10, fThaAma1.1, whole genome shotgun sequence genomic region harbors:
- the LOC117518964 gene encoding elongation factor 2-like: protein MVNFTVDQIRTIMDKKANIRNMSVIAHVDHGKSTLTDSLVSKAGIIASARAGETRFTDTRKDEQERCITIKSTAISLFYELSENDLAFIKQSKDGSGFLINLIDSPGHVDFSSEVTAALRVTDGALVVVDCVSGVCVQTETVLRQAIGERIKPVLMMNKMDRALLELQLEPEDLYQTFQRIVETVNVIISTYGEDEGGPMGNIMIDPVVGTVGFGSGLHGWAFTLKQFAEMYTAKFAAKGGNTQMTPAERCKKVEDMMKKLWGDRYHDTASGKFSKSAIAASGKKLDRTFVALVLDPIFKVFDAIMNFKKEETAKLIEKLDIKLDADDKEKEGKPLLKAVMRRWLPAGEALLQMITIHLPSPVTAQKYRCELLYEGPGDDEAAMGIKNCDPKGPLMMYISKMVPTSDKGRFYAFGRVFSGCVSTGQKVRIMGPNFVPGKKDDLYLKPIQRTILMMGRYVEPIEDVPCGNIVGLVGVDQYLVKTGTITTFDQAHNMRVMKFSVSPVVRVAVEAKNPADLPKLVEGLKRLSKSDPMVQCVIEESGEHIIAGAGELHLEICLKDLEEDHACIPLKKSDPVVSYRETVSAESSIMCLSKSPNKHNRLFMKARPFEDGLAEDIEKGEVTARQELKARARYLADKYEWDVSEARKIWCFGPDGTGANLLVDVTKGVQYLNEIKDSVVAGFQWATKEGVLCEENMRAVRFDIHDVTLHTDAIHRGGGQIIPTARRALYACELTADPRIMEPVYLVEIQCPECAIGGIYGVLTRRRGHVFEEYRVMGTPMYIVKAYLPVNESFGFTADLRSNTGGQAFPQCVFDHWQILPGDPLDAATKPGIVVTETRKRKGLKEGVPALDNYLDKL, encoded by the exons GTGAACTTCACTGTAGATCAGATCCGCACCATCATGGACAAGAAAGCCAACATCCGCAACATGTCTGTGATTGCACATGTTGACCATGGCAAGTCCACCCTGACAGACTCGTTGGTGTCAAAGGCAGGTATCATTGCCTCAGCTCGTGCTGGAGAGACCCGTTTCACAGACACCCGCAAAGATGAACAGGAACGCTGTATTACCATAAAGTCTAC AGCCATCTCCCTGTTCTACGAGTTGAGTGAAAATGACTTGGCCTTCATTAAGCAGTCCAAGGATGGATCTGGCTTTTTGATCAATCTGATAGACTCTCCAGGCCATGTGGACTTTTCTTCTGAAGTAACTGCTGCTCTCCGTGTGACTGATGGGGCTCTGGTTGTAGTAGACTGTGTGTCTG GCGTTTGTGTGCAGACTGAGACAGTACTCCGACAGGCCATTGGTGAACGCATCAAACCGGTCCTGATGATGAATAAGATGGACCGTGCCTTGTTGGAGCTGCAGCTTGAACCTGAAGACCTTTACCAGACTTTCCAGCGCATCGTTGAGACTGTCAATGTTATCATCTCTACCTATGGTGAAGATGAAGGTGGACCCATGGGCAACATCATG ATTGATCCAGTTGTTGGTACTGTTGGCTTTGGCTCTGGACTCCATGGCTGGGCTTTCACACTCAAGCAATTTGCCGAGATGTACACAGCAAAATTTGCTGCCAAGGGTGGCAACACTCagatgaccccagctgaacgctGTAAAAAAGTGGAAGACATGATGAAGAAGCTGTGGGGTGATAG GTATCACGATACAGCAAGTGGAAAGTTCAGCAAGTCTGCTATTGCAGCATCTGGCAAGAAACTTGATCGTACCTTTGTTGCTCTTGTTCTTGATCCCATTTTCAAG GTGTTTGATGCCATAATGAACTTCAAGAAGGAGGAGACAGCCAAATTGATAGAGAAGCTGGATATCAAACTTGATGCTGATGACAAGGAAAAGGAGGGCAAGCCTCTCCTTAAAGCTGTGATGCGTCGCTGGTTGCCTGCTGGGGAAGCCCTGCTACAAATGATTACCATCCATCTCCCTTCTCCTGTGACTGCCCAGAAGTACCGCTGTGAGCTGCTCTATGAAGGACCTGGGGATGATGAGGCTGCCATGG GTATCAAGAACTGTGACCCCAAGGGACCCTTGATGATGTACATCTCCAAGATGGTCCCCACATCAGACAAGGGACGCTTTTATGCTTTCGGCCGTGTGTTCTCTGGGTGTGTGTCTACTGGCCAGAAAGTGCGTATCATGGGACCAAATTTTGTTCCTGGAAAGAAGGATGACCTCTACTTGAAACCCATTCAGAG GACCATATTGATGATGGGTCGTTATGTTGAGCCCATTGAAGATGTGCCCTGTGGTAACATTGTGGGCCTGGTTGGAGTGGACCAGTACCTTGTCAAAACGGGAACAATCACAACCTTTGATCAAGCACACAACATGAGAGTCATGAAATTTAGCGTCAGCCCTGTGGTGAGAGTGGCTGTGGAGGCCAAAAACCCTGCTGACCTACCTAAGCTGGTAGAGGGTTTGAAGAGGTTGTCTAAGTCTGATCCCATGGTGCAGTGTGTCATTGAAGAGTCTGGAGAGCACATTATTGCTGGAGCTGGTGAGCTGCATCTGGAGATTTGTTTGAAGGATCTGGAGGAGGACCATGCTTGCATTCCGCTCAAG AAATCTGACCCAGTGGTGTCCTACAGAGAGACAGTCAGTGCAGAGTCCAGTATAATGTGTTTGTCAAAGTCTCCAAACAAGCACAACCGCCTGTTCATGAAGGCTCGTCCTTTTGAAGATGGGCTTGCAGAAGACATTGAAAAAGGGGAAGTCACTGCTCGCCAAGAGCTCAAAGCCCGTGCACGCTATCTTGCTGACAAGTATGAGTGGGATGTCTCTGAGGCTCGAAAGATCTGGTGCTTTGGTCCTGATGGAACTGGTGCAAATCTGCTAGTGGATGTTACCAAGGGAGTGCAGTACCTTAATGAAATCAAAGACAGTGTTGTGGCTGGCTTCCAGTGGGCAACGAAGGAG GGTGTCCTTTGTGAGGAAAACATGCGTGCAGTTCGCTTTGACATCCATGATGTGACCCTGCATACTGATGCCATTCATCGTGGCGGGGGCCAGATAATTCCCACAGCTCGCAGGGCATTGTATGCCTGTGAGCTCACAGCTGATCCTAGAATTATGGAGCCAGTCTACCTGGTGGAAATCCAG TGTCCAGAATGCGCCATCGGTGGAATCTATGGGGTGTTGACCAGGAGGCGTGGTCATGTGTTTGAAGAGTACAGAGTCATGGGAACACCGATGTATATCGTGAAGGCCTACTTGCCTGTCAATGAGTCATTTG GTTTCACAGCTGACCTGCGCTCCAacactggtggtcaggccttCCCGCAGTGTGTATTTGACCACTGGCAGATCCTCCCAGGAGACCCATTAGATGCTGCAACCAAGCCTGGTATAGTCGTCACTGAAACACGCAAGCGCAAAGGGCTCAAAGAAGGTGTCCCTGCTTTGGATAACTACCTGGACAAGTTGTAA